Proteins from a genomic interval of Flammeovirgaceae bacterium SG7u.111:
- a CDS encoding histidinol-phosphate transaminase: MSKNLSRREWLRRGLATGGALGLGAALPFSSLGYAQGETTDYIDYGNGLRELKLTPPSFSDLKAKLNANENPYGPSPKALEAFIKQASEGNYYSWPLLKDLMDKIADFEGVKTSNVMMGPGSSDLLEKTGLVSFMDGGNIVSGDPPYMSLVNVAKKMGGTWKPVKLTDDYEHDLKKMEAEIDDETKIVYITNPNNPTGTITDTKKLKKFCAKVSEKVLVFVDEAYLELADDGLDASMVSLVAEGKNVIVSRTFSKIHGMAGIRVGYMVGLEETLKDIQAITRGGMGISGPSIMAASASMDDTEFLTSTKAKIAEGRKFAVDMLTAKGFDVMPSQTNFIIFPIEMDGKDYMKKMYEQSVGIRVFNFWDTTWSRVSIATMDEMKLFASAFEKTIG; encoded by the coding sequence ATGTCGAAAAATTTATCAAGAAGAGAATGGCTAAGAAGAGGTCTTGCAACTGGCGGGGCATTAGGATTAGGAGCTGCGCTTCCGTTTAGTTCATTAGGATACGCTCAAGGCGAAACTACCGATTATATTGACTATGGTAATGGGTTGAGAGAGCTGAAATTAACACCACCTAGCTTTTCTGACTTGAAAGCGAAGTTAAATGCAAACGAAAACCCATACGGTCCATCTCCAAAAGCATTAGAGGCTTTTATAAAGCAAGCTTCTGAGGGTAACTATTACTCATGGCCACTTTTGAAAGACTTGATGGATAAAATTGCAGACTTCGAAGGTGTGAAGACTAGCAATGTCATGATGGGGCCTGGTTCTTCAGATTTGTTGGAGAAAACTGGACTTGTGTCATTTATGGATGGTGGTAACATAGTATCTGGTGACCCTCCTTATATGTCTTTGGTTAACGTTGCAAAGAAAATGGGTGGTACTTGGAAGCCAGTCAAATTGACTGATGACTACGAGCATGACTTGAAGAAGATGGAAGCGGAAATTGATGATGAAACGAAAATTGTTTACATCACTAACCCTAATAATCCTACTGGTACAATTACTGATACCAAGAAACTTAAAAAATTCTGTGCGAAGGTATCAGAAAAAGTATTGGTATTTGTTGATGAAGCTTATCTTGAGCTAGCTGATGACGGTTTAGATGCAAGTATGGTATCACTAGTTGCCGAAGGTAAAAATGTGATTGTTTCAAGGACATTCTCAAAAATCCACGGTATGGCTGGTATTCGTGTAGGATACATGGTAGGTCTTGAAGAAACATTGAAAGACATTCAGGCGATCACAAGAGGTGGAATGGGTATTTCTGGACCTTCTATCATGGCTGCTTCTGCAAGTATGGACGATACTGAGTTCTTGACATCAACTAAAGCTAAAATAGCTGAAGGTAGAAAATTCGCTGTGGACATGCTTACTGCCAAAGGTTTTGATGTAATGCCTTCTCAAACAAACTTTATCATCTTCCCAATAGAAATGGACGGTAAAGATTACATGAAAAAAATGTACGAGCAGAGTGTTGGTATTAGAGTATTCAACTTCTGGGATACCACATGGTCTCGTGTAAGTATCGCTACTATGGATGAAATGAAACTATTTGCTTCGGCATTTGAAAAAACCATTGGTTAA
- a CDS encoding NUDIX hydrolase, which yields MLGKLKFWLLKIISPIVPTDMFAKKYPVSIKAVIIIRGKVVLLKNEREEWELPGGKLESGEPPERCLEREVEEELGVKVKVTTILDAWLYNILGKVEVLIVTYSCKHAELSEDSLIISHEHKELGLFTLDEVSKLPMPQGYKDSIYRCMK from the coding sequence ATGTTAGGAAAATTAAAATTTTGGTTGCTAAAGATTATCTCCCCAATTGTACCTACCGACATGTTTGCCAAAAAATATCCTGTTTCTATCAAGGCAGTAATTATAATAAGGGGTAAAGTAGTGTTACTGAAAAATGAGCGAGAGGAATGGGAGCTGCCTGGTGGGAAGCTGGAAAGTGGGGAGCCGCCAGAGAGATGTCTTGAACGGGAAGTGGAAGAGGAATTAGGGGTAAAAGTCAAAGTGACTACCATTCTGGATGCTTGGTTATATAATATACTTGGAAAAGTGGAAGTGCTGATCGTTACGTATAGTTGCAAGCATGCTGAGCTTAGCGAAGATTCATTGATTATAAGCCACGAGCATAAAGAGCTCGGACTTTTTACTTTGGACGAGGTTTCAAAACTCCCGATGCCCCAAGGTTACAAAGACAGTATATATAGGTGTATGAAATAA
- a CDS encoding bifunctional 3,4-dihydroxy-2-butanone-4-phosphate synthase/GTP cyclohydrolase II yields MEEKIKLDSIEEAIEAIKNGEIIIVVDDEDRENEGDFVCAAEKVTPEIVNFMAKEGRGLICAPLIEERCDELNLELMVGKNTAIYETPFTVSVDLKTDGCTTGISASDRSKTIQALANPNTDPDTLGKPGHIFPLKAKKGGVLRRSGHTEAAIDLARMAGLQPAGALVEIMNEDGTMARLPDLKKVAEKFNLKLISIEDLIKYRLDKESLIQKEVGVDLPTHWGSFRLTAYRQTNTGDLHLALTKGTWDENEPILVRVHSSCMTGDIFGSHRCDCGEQLHGAMQMIDKAGKGVVLYMNQEGRGIGLVNKLKAYKLQEEGMDTVEANHALGFKADERDYGVGAQILRDLGIRKMKIITNNPKKRAALLGYGLEITERVAIEFAPNTHNYRYLSTKRDKMGHFILGDDSF; encoded by the coding sequence ATGGAAGAGAAAATCAAGCTTGATAGTATTGAAGAAGCCATAGAGGCAATAAAAAATGGAGAGATCATCATAGTAGTGGATGATGAAGACCGAGAAAATGAAGGCGATTTTGTATGTGCCGCAGAAAAGGTCACTCCTGAAATAGTTAATTTTATGGCCAAAGAAGGCAGAGGGTTGATCTGCGCACCTTTAATAGAGGAGCGCTGCGACGAACTCAACCTCGAACTGATGGTGGGAAAGAACACGGCTATCTACGAAACTCCGTTCACCGTTTCAGTTGATCTGAAAACCGATGGCTGTACCACAGGTATTTCTGCAAGTGACCGCTCCAAAACGATCCAAGCACTCGCAAACCCAAACACCGATCCTGACACCTTAGGCAAGCCAGGGCATATTTTCCCCTTGAAAGCAAAAAAAGGCGGGGTGCTTAGAAGATCGGGCCACACCGAAGCGGCAATCGACTTAGCAAGGATGGCAGGTTTACAACCCGCTGGCGCACTGGTTGAGATCATGAACGAAGATGGGACGATGGCTCGCTTACCTGACCTTAAAAAAGTAGCGGAAAAGTTCAACCTCAAACTTATCAGCATTGAGGACCTTATTAAATATAGGCTAGACAAAGAATCTCTTATCCAAAAGGAAGTAGGGGTTGACCTGCCTACCCATTGGGGAAGCTTTAGGCTAACGGCTTATAGACAAACCAACACAGGCGACCTTCATCTAGCTCTTACCAAAGGCACTTGGGATGAAAACGAACCTATACTCGTTAGGGTACACTCTTCATGTATGACTGGAGATATTTTTGGTTCGCACCGCTGCGATTGTGGGGAGCAGCTCCACGGCGCTATGCAAATGATAGACAAAGCTGGCAAAGGTGTAGTGTTATATATGAACCAAGAAGGGCGGGGAATTGGTTTGGTCAACAAACTTAAAGCCTACAAGCTACAAGAAGAAGGCATGGACACTGTAGAAGCAAACCATGCACTAGGTTTCAAAGCCGATGAACGAGACTATGGCGTAGGTGCGCAAATACTAAGGGACTTGGGCATAAGAAAAATGAAAATCATTACTAACAACCCAAAAAAGCGTGCAGCACTTTTGGGATACGGTTTAGAAATAACAGAAAGAGTCGCTATTGAATTTGCCCCTAATACGCATAACTATCGCTACCTATCTACTAAAAGAGATAAAATGGGGCACTTTATACTAGGTGACGACAGTTTTTAA
- the rplU gene encoding 50S ribosomal protein L21, translating into MYAIVEIAGQQFKVEKDKYIYTNKLSQDEGEGISFDKVLLLDDEGSVNVGTPVVSGATVKGKVLEHVKGDKVLVFKKKRRKGYKKKNGHRQQYSKVLIEEIVK; encoded by the coding sequence ATGTACGCAATAGTAGAGATAGCAGGACAGCAGTTCAAGGTAGAAAAAGATAAGTATATCTATACCAATAAGCTTAGCCAAGATGAGGGCGAAGGTATTTCTTTTGACAAAGTTCTATTGCTAGATGACGAAGGTAGTGTGAATGTTGGCACGCCAGTAGTATCAGGAGCAACCGTAAAAGGAAAAGTGTTGGAGCACGTTAAAGGTGACAAAGTACTCGTTTTCAAAAAGAAAAGAAGAAAAGGGTACAAAAAGAAAAACGGTCACAGACAACAGTATAGCAAAGTATTAATTGAAGAAATTGTAAAATAA
- the rpmA gene encoding 50S ribosomal protein L27 codes for MAHKKGAGSSRNGRESESKRLGIKKFGGQDVIAGNILVRQRGTTHHPGVNVGMGKDHTLFALTDGKVEFKIGYRKKSYISVVPATAE; via the coding sequence ATGGCACATAAGAAAGGAGCTGGTAGTTCTCGAAACGGAAGGGAGTCGGAAAGTAAGAGACTCGGTATCAAGAAATTTGGAGGTCAGGATGTTATAGCTGGAAATATTTTGGTTAGACAGCGTGGCACAACACATCACCCTGGTGTAAACGTAGGAATGGGCAAAGACCACACCCTATTTGCACTAACTGATGGTAAAGTGGAATTCAAAATAGGTTATAGAAAAAAATCTTATATCTCTGTAGTTCCTGCAACTGCTGAATAG
- a CDS encoding 5'-nucleotidase, translating into MKTWIFALLLILGTNSCQKRYVYQHVRYPDDAININSDLAEQDSAILTMITPYKQQMGDRLEEVIGELDKDMPKGYGTETLLGNFTSNLMIDFVEQKEGVKPDMAVMNFGGLRRDLYKGELKVADIYELMPFDNIIVVLTLSGETVQKLFEYTIEDGGVTIAGSKIVAKDSTFSSAEIGSAPFDKSKTYVIAVSDYLANGGGNMTFFSEAIATQNTGVMMRDAIIEFCKEETKKKKMLTSKLEGRLIKDSDRL; encoded by the coding sequence TTGAAAACTTGGATATTTGCCCTTCTGCTGATTCTTGGCACAAACTCTTGTCAAAAAAGGTATGTATACCAACATGTCCGCTACCCTGATGATGCAATAAACATCAACTCTGATTTGGCTGAGCAAGACTCTGCTATTCTTACGATGATCACTCCCTATAAACAACAAATGGGCGACAGGTTAGAAGAAGTGATAGGAGAATTGGACAAGGATATGCCCAAAGGGTATGGAACCGAAACCTTATTGGGCAACTTCACCAGTAATTTGATGATCGATTTTGTAGAGCAAAAAGAGGGGGTAAAGCCAGATATGGCAGTAATGAACTTTGGCGGGCTTCGCAGAGACTTGTATAAAGGTGAATTAAAAGTGGCTGATATCTATGAGCTAATGCCTTTTGACAACATTATAGTAGTCCTCACTCTTTCGGGAGAAACTGTGCAAAAGTTGTTTGAATACACCATTGAAGATGGAGGTGTCACCATAGCTGGGTCAAAAATAGTGGCAAAGGACAGTACTTTCAGTTCAGCAGAGATAGGCTCTGCCCCATTCGACAAAAGTAAAACATATGTGATTGCCGTTTCTGACTATCTTGCAAATGGCGGTGGAAACATGACATTTTTCTCAGAAGCAATCGCCACCCAAAATACGGGAGTGATGATGAGAGATGCAATCATAGAATTCTGCAAAGAGGAAACAAAAAAGAAAAAAATGCTAACGAGCAAGCTGGAAGGCCGATTGATAAAAGATTCGGATAGACTTTAA
- a CDS encoding metallophosphatase has protein sequence MERRIFIKASGLVLAGGLSGLHSYAKPFSEDIKLTILHTNDMHSRIEPFPKGSGRNAGAGGAARRATLIKQIRKEVDNVLLLDAGDIFQGTPYFNFFGGELEMKLMSEMGYDAATMGNHDFDLGIEGFVKQLPHANFPFLVANYQFDDPVLKKEIAPYKIFKKAGLKIGVFGLGIELEGLVPDKLYKGTVYQDPIAIGKEMTAELKRKKCDLIICLSHLGNAYREDKISDQDLAKQVPGLDLIIGGHTHTFLDKPTELIGPENKKVLVNQVGWAGLRLGRIDYKFSPEKSLKNASGRALAV, from the coding sequence ATGGAACGACGTATATTTATAAAAGCTTCAGGACTGGTGTTGGCAGGCGGTCTTAGTGGACTTCACTCCTACGCAAAACCCTTCTCTGAAGACATAAAGTTGACTATTTTACACACGAACGATATGCACTCACGCATAGAGCCGTTTCCCAAAGGAAGTGGGAGGAATGCGGGAGCTGGCGGAGCTGCGAGAAGGGCAACGCTCATCAAGCAAATAAGGAAGGAGGTAGACAATGTTTTGCTACTAGATGCGGGAGATATTTTCCAAGGAACACCCTACTTCAATTTCTTTGGTGGAGAACTGGAAATGAAGCTGATGTCAGAAATGGGCTACGATGCTGCCACCATGGGGAACCATGACTTCGACTTAGGGATAGAAGGCTTCGTAAAACAGCTCCCCCATGCCAATTTCCCCTTTTTGGTGGCCAACTATCAATTTGACGACCCTGTATTGAAAAAGGAAATCGCACCTTATAAAATCTTCAAAAAAGCAGGGCTGAAGATTGGCGTATTTGGGTTAGGAATTGAACTGGAAGGTTTGGTGCCAGACAAGCTTTACAAAGGCACGGTTTACCAAGACCCCATCGCTATTGGAAAAGAAATGACAGCTGAGTTGAAGAGAAAAAAATGTGATTTGATCATCTGCCTTTCCCACCTTGGAAATGCTTACAGAGAAGATAAAATTTCAGATCAAGACCTAGCAAAACAAGTACCTGGATTAGATCTTATCATCGGTGGGCATACCCATACATTTTTGGACAAACCCACTGAGTTGATCGGCCCTGAAAACAAGAAAGTTTTGGTCAATCAAGTCGGTTGGGCTGGGCTTCGTCTTGGCAGGATAGATTATAAATTCAGTCCCGAAAAATCGTTAAAAAATGCGTCGGGCAGGGCTTTGGCGGTTTAG
- the dnaA gene encoding chromosomal replication initiator protein DnaA, protein MLKNCQAVWRNCLEIIKSEIQEQSFTTWFAPVKPIKLEGKILTIEVPTPFFYEWLEEHYVYLLKKAITHELGPDAKLEYSVVVDQGGAYNEPIRVKLKGENKQHPSAPATRQTREPSINKPAPKSNAKFLNSPFDLPHLEPEVVDSQLNPSYTFDTFIEGDCNRLARSAGMAIANKPGYTAFNPLVIYGGVGLGKTHLAQAIGNEIKRSHPEKVVLYVTTDQFTTQFIDSLRNNNVQNFTNFYLQVDVLIIDDIQFLSKKEKTQENFFHIFNRLHQSNKQIIMTSDKPPRSLEGLQERLLSRFKWGLTADVQTPDYETRVAIVKTKMDFEGVDVPEDVVDFLAQSVDSNIRELEGVLISLIANASLMRKDIDLDLAKSTLIHLVTSSEKEITVEFIQQLISDYFKVSIDELKSKTRKKDIATARQVAMYFSQQYTNQPLKVIGDRFGGRDHSTVVHASKTVKQKSSSDAIYGKMIKDITEQMEGKA, encoded by the coding sequence ATGTTAAAAAATTGCCAAGCAGTTTGGAGGAACTGCCTTGAAATCATAAAGTCGGAAATACAAGAGCAGAGCTTTACAACATGGTTTGCTCCTGTAAAACCGATAAAACTTGAGGGAAAAATATTAACTATAGAAGTGCCTACACCGTTCTTTTATGAGTGGTTGGAAGAGCATTATGTTTACTTATTGAAAAAAGCCATCACCCATGAACTTGGGCCAGATGCAAAGCTTGAGTACTCTGTGGTAGTAGATCAAGGCGGCGCTTACAATGAACCAATTAGGGTAAAACTAAAAGGAGAGAACAAGCAACACCCCTCTGCACCTGCTACAAGGCAAACCAGAGAGCCTAGTATCAATAAGCCTGCACCTAAGTCTAATGCAAAATTTTTAAACAGCCCATTTGACCTACCTCATTTGGAGCCTGAGGTAGTTGACTCTCAGCTAAATCCTAGCTATACTTTCGATACGTTTATTGAAGGCGACTGTAACCGTTTGGCTCGCTCAGCGGGAATGGCCATCGCCAACAAGCCTGGCTATACTGCCTTCAACCCATTGGTTATTTATGGAGGTGTAGGTTTAGGCAAAACACATTTGGCACAAGCTATAGGGAATGAAATCAAAAGGAGTCACCCTGAAAAAGTAGTGTTATATGTCACTACTGACCAATTCACTACTCAATTCATTGATTCATTACGAAACAATAATGTTCAAAACTTTACAAATTTCTACCTCCAAGTAGATGTTTTGATCATTGACGATATTCAGTTTTTATCTAAGAAAGAAAAAACACAGGAAAACTTTTTCCATATTTTCAACCGTCTGCACCAGAGCAACAAGCAAATAATAATGACTTCTGATAAGCCTCCACGCAGTTTGGAAGGCTTGCAAGAGCGTTTGCTTTCTAGGTTCAAATGGGGGCTTACTGCCGATGTACAAACCCCTGACTATGAAACTAGGGTGGCAATTGTAAAGACCAAAATGGATTTTGAAGGAGTGGATGTTCCTGAAGATGTGGTAGACTTTTTGGCACAAAGCGTTGATTCCAACATACGTGAGCTAGAGGGTGTATTGATCTCCCTTATAGCAAATGCATCGCTTATGAGGAAGGATATCGACCTTGACCTTGCCAAAAGTACACTAATTCATTTGGTTACTTCTTCTGAAAAAGAGATCACGGTTGAGTTCATTCAACAACTCATCTCCGATTACTTTAAAGTTTCGATTGACGAACTTAAATCGAAAACAAGGAAAAAAGATATTGCCACGGCTCGTCAGGTTGCGATGTATTTTTCACAACAATATACCAACCAACCTTTAAAAGTGATTGGCGACAGGTTTGGAGGTAGAGACCACAGTACGGTGGTTCATGCTAGCAAAACGGTAAAACAAAAATCTAGCTCCGATGCTATCTATGGTAAAATGATCAAAGATATAACGGAACAGATGGAAGGGAAAGCTTAA
- a CDS encoding glutamine--tRNA ligase/YqeY domain fusion protein has product MSKPEETTPKPTLNFIEQIVEDDLRTNKWEGRVNTRFPPEPNGYLHIGHAKSICLNFGLAQKYQGICNLRFDDTNPVTEDTEYVDSIQADVKWLGFEWDDRKYYASDYFDKLYAYAMQLIKKGKAYVDDSTAEEIANLKGTPTKPGQESPFRNRSIEENLELFEGMKKGKFDEGSKILRAKIDMASPNMHLRDPAIYRIKKVHHHRKGDEWCIYPMYDFAHCLSDSIEGITHSICTLEFEVHRPLYDWILDALEVYHPQQIEFARLNLNYTVMSKRKLLQLVNEKYVSGWDDPRMPTISGMRRRGFTPESIRNFAEKVGVAKRDNIIDVALLEHSIREDLNKKAPRLMCVLNPLKVVITNWEEGKVEEVEGTINPEQPELGKRKIPFSNVVYIERDDFMEDAPKKFFRLAPGREVRLKYAYIIKCEEVIKNAAGEVVELRCTYDPQTRSGQDTSGKKVKGTLHWVSEVNALKPEIRLYDRLFQDEDPAGNKEVDFKELINPNSLEVLDNCYLEPSAANSPAGFQCQFERKGYFCVDPDSTDGKLVFNRTVSLRDSWAKKAKK; this is encoded by the coding sequence ATGAGCAAACCTGAAGAAACAACACCAAAACCGACCCTCAATTTCATCGAACAAATAGTAGAGGATGACTTGAGGACGAACAAGTGGGAAGGCAGGGTGAACACGAGGTTTCCACCCGAGCCCAATGGTTATTTGCATATAGGACACGCCAAATCCATATGCCTCAACTTTGGTTTAGCTCAGAAGTACCAGGGCATTTGCAACTTACGCTTTGACGATACCAACCCTGTTACCGAAGACACCGAATATGTCGACTCTATACAAGCTGATGTAAAATGGCTGGGTTTCGAATGGGACGACAGAAAATATTACGCATCTGACTATTTTGACAAGTTGTATGCGTACGCTATGCAACTTATCAAAAAAGGCAAAGCGTATGTGGATGATTCTACTGCCGAAGAAATTGCAAATTTGAAAGGCACGCCCACCAAGCCTGGGCAAGAAAGTCCTTTCAGAAACAGAAGCATAGAAGAAAACCTTGAGCTATTTGAGGGCATGAAGAAGGGCAAGTTCGACGAAGGCTCAAAAATTTTGAGAGCTAAAATCGATATGGCCTCCCCAAACATGCATCTGCGTGACCCTGCTATTTACAGGATCAAAAAAGTGCATCATCACCGCAAGGGAGACGAATGGTGCATCTATCCAATGTACGATTTTGCCCACTGCCTTTCCGATTCTATCGAAGGCATCACGCATTCAATCTGTACTTTGGAGTTTGAAGTGCACAGGCCACTTTACGACTGGATTTTGGATGCGCTTGAGGTATATCACCCACAGCAAATCGAATTTGCAAGGCTGAACCTCAACTATACCGTAATGAGCAAAAGAAAGCTCTTACAATTGGTAAATGAAAAGTATGTTTCGGGCTGGGACGACCCCCGTATGCCTACCATTTCGGGTATGAGGAGAAGAGGTTTCACTCCTGAATCTATCCGAAACTTTGCCGAGAAAGTTGGAGTTGCTAAAAGGGACAACATCATTGATGTTGCACTCTTAGAGCACAGCATTCGTGAGGATTTGAACAAGAAAGCACCGAGGTTGATGTGCGTGCTTAACCCACTAAAAGTTGTAATTACCAACTGGGAAGAGGGAAAAGTAGAAGAGGTAGAAGGAACGATCAATCCTGAGCAACCTGAGCTTGGCAAACGCAAAATCCCTTTTTCAAATGTAGTTTACATTGAAAGAGACGATTTTATGGAAGATGCTCCCAAAAAGTTCTTTAGGTTGGCGCCAGGCAGGGAAGTCCGCCTCAAGTATGCTTACATCATAAAGTGTGAAGAAGTAATAAAGAACGCTGCAGGAGAAGTAGTTGAGCTTAGGTGTACCTACGACCCTCAGACGAGAAGTGGGCAAGATACGTCTGGAAAGAAAGTAAAAGGAACGCTTCACTGGGTTTCTGAAGTGAATGCACTAAAGCCAGAAATCAGGCTATATGACAGGCTTTTCCAAGACGAAGATCCTGCGGGAAACAAGGAAGTTGACTTTAAAGAGTTGATCAACCCTAACTCGCTAGAAGTACTGGACAACTGTTACTTAGAGCCAAGTGCAGCAAATTCACCTGCAGGTTTCCAATGTCAGTTCGAGCGTAAGGGTTATTTCTGTGTAGACCCTGATTCTACAGACGGGAAATTAGTCTTTAACAGAACCGTTAGTTTGAGAGATTCTTGGGCTAAAAAAGCGAAGAAATAG
- a CDS encoding L-rhamnose/proton symporter RhaT, with the protein MFVNIIKEVREVSLTHLFEQTEKPIVNMITPNPIVGTGLHAVGGISAASCYMPFEKVKQWSWGVFWIVQSFFAWLIMPLVIGYFTVPDLFKVLSAAPNSVFWSALLLGAVYGFGGLSFGYAIRNIGYSLTYTISIGISAVLGTVIPLIINGQLVEQFTKTGGGIVLVGMLVSIAGVALCGKAGFMKERFLAKTTGKGSTGFNMGKGLLLTLIAGTLSAIWGVSLEVGQPIADIAAEHGAGHFEGNAKLIVSSLGCLATNLIWFLVSTIRDGSIKDLFSVKEVGGKRYASNFSLSALAGSLWYFQFFFYGLGHVRMGSFQFASWVLHMSMLIFFSYIIGVVMKEWKGVDKKTYTSLIIALFVLVISFVVMTYGSYIGELSDAGH; encoded by the coding sequence ATGTTTGTAAACATCATAAAAGAGGTGAGAGAGGTTTCGCTCACTCACCTTTTCGAACAAACAGAAAAACCAATAGTAAATATGATAACACCAAACCCAATAGTTGGTACAGGTTTACATGCTGTAGGGGGGATTTCCGCAGCAAGTTGCTATATGCCTTTCGAGAAAGTAAAACAATGGTCGTGGGGCGTGTTTTGGATCGTCCAATCATTTTTTGCTTGGCTGATAATGCCACTTGTAATAGGTTATTTTACGGTTCCAGATTTATTTAAAGTATTATCGGCTGCACCGAATTCTGTTTTTTGGTCAGCCTTGCTGCTCGGGGCTGTTTATGGGTTTGGAGGCTTGTCATTTGGATATGCTATCCGAAACATTGGTTACTCACTTACCTACACCATTTCCATTGGAATTTCTGCTGTTTTAGGAACGGTTATTCCATTGATTATTAATGGACAATTGGTGGAGCAATTTACCAAAACTGGAGGGGGAATCGTACTCGTTGGAATGTTAGTTTCAATAGCTGGGGTAGCTCTGTGTGGGAAAGCAGGTTTCATGAAAGAGCGTTTTCTTGCAAAAACTACTGGAAAAGGATCAACAGGTTTTAACATGGGGAAAGGCTTGTTGTTGACATTGATTGCTGGTACGCTTTCAGCCATTTGGGGAGTGTCTTTGGAAGTAGGACAGCCCATTGCCGATATTGCTGCCGAACACGGTGCTGGTCACTTTGAAGGGAATGCTAAGCTGATCGTGTCTTCGTTGGGCTGTTTGGCAACGAATCTTATTTGGTTTTTGGTGAGCACCATTCGGGATGGCTCTATCAAAGACTTATTTAGTGTGAAGGAAGTAGGGGGCAAGCGCTATGCTAGCAACTTTTCACTGTCTGCTTTGGCGGGTTCATTGTGGTATTTCCAATTCTTCTTCTACGGCTTGGGCCATGTACGTATGGGTAGCTTCCAGTTTGCAAGTTGGGTATTGCACATGTCCATGCTGATCTTCTTCAGCTACATCATAGGTGTAGTGATGAAAGAGTGGAAAGGCGTAGATAAAAAGACATATACATCGCTAATTATCGCTTTGTTCGTATTAGTAATTTCCTTTGTGGTAATGACTTACGGAAGTTATATAGGAGAATTGTCAGATGCAGGGCATTGA
- a CDS encoding AraC family transcriptional regulator, with the protein MTPYLIEELKVQLLNTAFCNLDSSWNYTNIESPFTRIYLITEGKGFIYPNNQKIELKPQHLYIIPSYVHCSYKCNSSLSQYYIHFTNQLSDGFNIYDSIPIYHEVAAQALDFQLFRRLIEINKNAGLAQSDPSVYQRKNWAPALPRQNSSSALLETNGILKQIFSRFISDSNKSTGNITQISRLRKVFKHINTHLKNEIRVDKLAEIACYSVDHFTRQFKQTTGLLPIEYVNRKRVEMAQLLLLTSTKTQKEISEQTGFSSQQYYSRVFKNQVGCSPAQYRKQGGFA; encoded by the coding sequence ATGACACCTTACCTTATAGAAGAGCTTAAAGTACAATTGCTCAACACCGCTTTTTGTAATTTGGACAGCTCTTGGAACTATACAAATATTGAAAGCCCCTTCACTCGAATCTATCTTATCACGGAGGGAAAAGGTTTTATTTACCCGAACAATCAAAAAATCGAGCTAAAGCCTCAGCATTTGTACATAATCCCCAGTTATGTACATTGCAGCTACAAATGCAATTCATCCTTATCGCAGTATTACATCCATTTCACAAACCAACTTTCCGATGGCTTCAATATCTATGACAGCATTCCTATTTACCACGAAGTAGCAGCCCAAGCACTGGATTTCCAACTATTCAGGCGCTTGATCGAAATAAATAAAAATGCAGGACTTGCTCAGAGTGACCCAAGTGTATATCAACGAAAAAATTGGGCTCCTGCCCTACCTCGCCAAAATAGCAGTAGCGCCTTGCTGGAAACCAATGGCATCCTAAAACAAATCTTCTCCAGGTTCATCAGTGACAGCAATAAAAGCACTGGAAATATTACCCAGATCTCACGCCTAAGAAAAGTATTCAAACACATAAACACTCACCTTAAAAATGAAATAAGGGTAGACAAGTTAGCAGAAATAGCCTGCTATTCAGTCGACCATTTCACACGCCAATTTAAGCAGACCACTGGTCTGCTCCCCATAGAATATGTCAATAGAAAAAGAGTAGAAATGGCCCAGCTTCTTTTGCTCACCTCAACCAAAACCCAAAAGGAAATCAGCGAACAAACAGGATTTAGCAGCCAACAATACTATAGCAGGGTTTTTAAAAACCAAGTAGGATGTTCGCCAGCTCAATACCGTAAGCAAGGCGGATTTGCATAA